Proteins encoded within one genomic window of Mesorhizobium sp. AR10:
- the rplQ gene encoding 50S ribosomal protein L17: protein MRHGFKGRRFARSISHRKSMFANLAVSLLEHEQIVTTLPKAKDLRPIVEKLVTLGKRGDLHARRQVIAQIGNEGVVKRLFDTIAPRYATRNGGYLRIMKAGFRHGDNAAMAVIEFVDRDTSAKGAGDRARIEAEGTDEEAAAA from the coding sequence ATGCGCCACGGTTTCAAAGGCCGTCGCTTCGCCCGAAGCATTAGCCATCGCAAGTCGATGTTTGCCAACCTCGCCGTGTCGCTGCTCGAGCATGAGCAGATCGTCACCACGCTGCCGAAGGCGAAGGACCTGCGTCCGATCGTCGAGAAGCTGGTGACGCTCGGCAAGCGCGGCGACCTGCACGCCCGCCGCCAGGTCATTGCCCAGATCGGCAATGAAGGCGTCGTCAAGCGTCTGTTCGACACCATCGCGCCGCGCTACGCCACCCGCAACGGCGGCTATCTTCGCATCATGAAGGCCGGCTTCCGCCACGGCGACAATGCCGCCATGGCGGTCATCGAGTTCGTCGACCGCGACACCTCGGCCAAGGGCGCCGGCGACCGTGCTCGCATCGAGGCCGAAGGCACCGACGAGGAAGCCGCAGCTGCATAA